DNA sequence from the Leuconostoc lactis genome:
TTCGTCGTGTCATTTAAGGGAAAATAAGGGGGATTAGATAGCACCGTTTCGGCTGATCCTGGTTGAATGACATCAAAAATGGCTTTCATATCTGCTTGTACCACCGACACACGATCTTGCAAGCCATTGAGTGCCACACTACGTTGCGCCATTTCAGCGAGTTCGGGTTGAATCTCAACTAAGGTGATTGGCCCCGTCACCTTTGGGGCATAAAACAAGCCAACTGCCCCAGTGCCAGCACCGAGATCGACAGTCAAGCCGCTGCCTTTGCCTTTCACGCCAGCAAAATAAGCCAATAAAATGGCATCGAGCGAATAGGCGAACATATCTGGATTTTGAATAATACGAATGTTTTGTGCTGGTAAACCATCAAGTCGTTCACCTTGTTTAAGAATTGGTTCAATCATTGTTTTTTTCTCGCGATATCGTGTAAAATAGTTAGGACAGTTTATGAGGTGAATTAGCATGAAATTTTATGACGTACTCCACGGCATTGTCGTTGGCTTGATTTGGACAATTAACGGTCGCATTAAATATATGCACCGTGATCGTCTCCCCGTCAACGATAATTATATCCTTGTTGGCCCTCACCGTTCTTGGTGGGATCCCGTTTGGTATGCCGTAGCCGCCTATCCCAAGCACTTCATTTTTATGGCAAAAATTGAATTGTTTAAGTTCCCCCCACTTGCTTGGCTCATCCGATCCGCTGGTGCGTTCCCTGTGGATCGTGAAAACGTTGGGCCCAGTGTGATTAAAGTCCCAGTGCGTGAATTGAAATCTGGTAACCGGTCACTGATCATGTTCCCTTCTGGTTCACGCCACAGTGCGGAACTCAAATCTGGCACCATCTTAATTGCCAAGATGTCTGGTAAAGCCATTGTACCGGCTGTGTATCAAGGCCCAGTTAAGTTTAGTCAACTTTTCAAGCGCAACAATACGACGATTAATTTCGGGGAACCGATTGTGGTTGATCGCAAGGATAAGTTGGACAAAGAAAACATTACCAAATATACACAAATGATTCAAGATGCGTTTGATCGCTTAGACCAAGAAATCAATCCTGATTTTGTCTATGTTGATCCAAAACGCGAAAAAAAATAAGCCTTCTGGCTTATTTTTTTTGTGCACGTTCGCTTTGTTGCTTCATTTGTGCCATCATTTGTGCCAACTTCTTTTGTGATGGCTTTTGTCCCATTGACATCATCATTGATTTCATCATTTCTTCTGAAATCGGTGGGTTTTTGGCAAGATAATTCTTCATGGCGTTACGTGCAAGGAAGAAACCTGCGATCAAGCCGATAACCAAGCCAATAACGAAAATCAAGATTGAAAGTCCTGTGTTCATGGTTAAATAACCCCTTAATAAAATTGTCTACCAACCATTATAACACAAAATTCAGGTCGACAGGACGATTAGCCAGATGAATACAGCCCGTAAAATATCTTATTGTCACATTTTTTAGCCATCACACCGTCATCCGTGGTCGTCGTTTTCAAATTTTTGTTAAAGATTCCCCCTATTTATAGGACGTTATTGCCGAAAAACGAACAAACGTTTGATTTCTGTTCCCACTTTCGCTATAATGAAGTCATATTAAATCACTTATCATTAAGGAATATACCCATCATGGCAATCAAAATTCAAGAAAGCAAACAACTCCAAGTGTTGCGCTTTATTCATGAAGCGCAAACCAATAACGGTTATCCGCCAACGGTTCGCGAAGTTGGTGAAGCAGTCGGTCTCTCGTCTTCTTCTACAATCCACGGGCACATCGAACGCCTAGTGAAGAAAGGCTACTTATTAAAAGATGCTTCAAAACCACGCGCCCGTGCGATTGAAGTAACGGATTTAGGACTAGAAGCGTTAGGTGTGTCAACCACACCTGGTCGCATTCCTGTTCTTGGTCAAGTAACAGCCGGTACGCCCATTCTCGCGGTTGAAGAAGAAGCGACTGAGTTTTTCCCAATTCCAGATAACTTGATGCAGTTTGATGGCGATATGTTTATGCTCAACGTCCGCGGGAACTCAATGGTGAACATCGGTATCTTAGACGGTGACAAAGTCATTGTGCGTAAGCAAGATAACGCTGATAATGGTGATGTGGTTGTCGCAATGAATGACGATGACGAAGCCACCGTTAAGCGTTTCTTCCGTGAAGCCGATCATTTCCGGTTACAACCTGAAAATGACGCTATGGCACCCATTATTTTAGATAGTGTCACCATTCTTGGTAAAGTCATTGGCTTATACCGCGATGCCATTTATTAATCAAAAAAGCTGAACGACTCTCGTCGTTCAGCTTTTTTTACTTGTTTAAGCTTGCCAATCAGCTGGTGATTGTTGCCATGCTTTTAACGTTGCCAATTGCGAGGCGTTCAAATCGCCTCGCGCAATGGCAGCATCAATGAGTTGTGAATAGGTTGTCAAGGATTGAAATGTTAATCCGGCTTGTGCAAAGTTAGCCACGCCAGCGGGCAATTCATATGAAAAGATTGAGACAACACCCAATACGTCAGCGCCTGACTTGCGAACCGCTTCAACAGCACCTAAAACTGACCCACCAGTTGAAATTAAATCATCAATGAGGACCACTTTTTTACCAGCCACGTCAGCCCCTTCTGTTTGCCGACCGGCACCGTGATCTTTTGGCTTTGAGCGGACATAAATCATGGGCTTGTTCAACGTTTCGGCTACCCAAGCCGCGTGTGGGATACCAGCCGTGGCGACACCACCGATGATTTCAACATCCCCATAATGGGTCGTAATGAGTTCTGCCAAACCCTTAAAAATATTTTGACGAACTTCAGGAAAGCCAATCGTCATTCGGTTATCCGTATAAATTGGGCTTTTAATACCAGAGGCCCAAGTAAAGGGAGCTTCCGGTGAAAACTTCACGGCCCCAATCTTTAATAAATCATTTGCGACTTGTGTTGCATATTCTGTCATGCTTCATTTCCCCATTCTGCCATAACGCGTTGGTAAGCAACAACTGGCGTTTGTGCTTTTGTAATTGAACGACCGACAACCAGACCCGTGGCACCTGACTCGCGGGCAACGGCTGGTGTTGTAATGCGTGCTTGGTCATCAGCGGCATCACCGGCCAAACGAATGCCAGGTGTAATGCGTAGGAAATCATCAGCCGTCACAGCCCGAATGAGTCCAGCTTCCCCTGGCGCACTAATCGTGCCATCCACCCCAGCGGCATAGGCCAACTTCGCCAAATGCTGCACACTATCAGCCATTGATAATGGCGTTTGCTGCGTTGCTTGCATCTCCGCTTCTGAAAATGAGGTGAGTTGTGTGACTGCCAGAATTTTCATGTTGGCGCCTTTATTAGCAACCGCCTGCGCCAACATTTTGGTCCCACCAGCGGCATGAACGGTCAAATATTGCACGTCCAGTTGCGCAAGGCGTGCCACAGCATGCCCAACGGTATTTGGAATATCGTAAAGTTTAAGATCTAAAAAGACGGTAAAGCCTTGTTGGCGTAATTCACGCACAAATTCTGGTCCGGCTGCGTAAAACAGTTCCATCCCAACCTTCACAGCTGGTTGTTCGGGTAAGTCACGAAATGGTACCAAAAACGCTTGCGCACTGGCAGCATCCGGAAAATCTAAGGCAATAAAAACAGGTGCAGTCATCAGCATTCCTTTCAACTTCAGTTCTGTGAGTTTTTAAACGTGTTCGTCACGGCTTGCACATCGTCAAAACCATAGCGATCGAGGGCTTCAGGCAGCGCTGCAATGATGTCTAACATCGTGTCTGGTTTTTCGGCCAACACGGAACCGACTTGGACAGCACTCGCACCAGCCATCAGCATTTCTAAGGCGTCATCGACTGTGCGAATCCCACCAACTCCAATCACTGGAATTGTCACAGTTTGGGCAACTTCATATACAAACCGGACTGCGATCGGATGAATCGCTGCCCCAGACATACCACCTGTACCACGTGCTAATTGTGGCGCACGGGTATTCAAGTCAAAGCGCATCCCTACTACCGTGTTAATCAAGACAATGCCGTCAGCACCCGCTGCTTCAACCGCTTTAGCAATCGGTTTGATATCCGTCACATTAGGTGACAACTTGGCATATATTGGCAAATCCGTCACAGTTTTTACCGCCGTAATCACTTCTGCTGCAGCTTGTGCATCCACCCCAAAGGCCATACCCCCACGATCCACGTTTGGACATGATAGGTTCACCTCAATGGCCGTGATATGCCCCGTTGTAGATAACAACTTTGCTAAATCACGATACTCTTGAACGGATTCACCTGCAATAGATGCCATCACTGGGAGTTCACCGGCATATTTTGCCGTAATTTTTGGCAATAAATCAGCCATGACCTGCTCAACACCTGGATTAGCCAAACCAACAGAGTTCATCACCCCACTGGTGATGTTAATAACCCAAGGTTGTGGATTCCCTGCACGTTGCGCCATGGTAATCGTCTTTGTCACCAAGGCACCTGTTTTTTCAATCCCGTACATATCTTCCAGGCCAAAATATACAGCCCCTGCTGAATTCATAATCGGATTTTTCAAGTCTAAGCCTGGTAACTTTACTGCTAAGCGTTGCTGTGTCATTTTCTTCTCCTAATTTGTCTCACTGGACAATTTTATTAGTACTGCAGGTATTATTTCATTTCATTGACTGTAAAACTACGACTTTCCAGGACATCCAAGAAAGCACTAACGGTATCTAATGCCGTAAAGAGTGGGACAGCGTTTTCGATGGCCGCATTTCGAATCAAACGCCCGTCTGATTCAGCTCGGTCATCGGCTTGTGTCGTGTTAATCACGACTTGGAGCTTTTGTGCACGCAGGGCTTCGACTGAATTGTTGTCAGATTCAGCAATTTTATCCAACGTTTCAACAGGCATGTCTTGACTAGCAAGATAAGCACCTGTCCCGGCCGTTGCAAACAAGGCAAATCCAAGGTCGTTGAAACGACGGGCTAATGTTAACGCTTCTTCCTTATCGTCATCAGCGACTGTAAAGAGAACATTGCCATATTGTGGTACTTTAATGTTTGAGGCCACAAAGGCTTTATACAAAGCTTTTGGCAAAGTTGCATCTGAGCCCATGACTTCACCAGTTGACTTCATTTCTGGCCCAAGTAGTGAATCAACGTCTGGTAATTTCGTAAATGAGAAGATTGGTGCTTTCACATGGACCATATCATCAGCTGGCACCAAACCCGTTTCAAAGCCCATATCTGCCAACTTTTCACCCAACATCACACGAGTAGCCAGTTGTGCCAATGGGATGTGAGTCACCTTTGAAATGAATGGCACCGTACGTGAAGCTCGTGGGTTCACTTCAATCACGTAAGCCGTGTCTTCATGAATCACGAACTGTACGTTCATCAACCCAATC
Encoded proteins:
- a CDS encoding tRNA1(Val) (adenine(37)-N6)-methyltransferase gives rise to the protein MIEPILKQGERLDGLPAQNIRIIQNPDMFAYSLDAILLAYFAGVKGKGSGLTVDLGAGTGAVGLFYAPKVTGPITLVEIQPELAEMAQRSVALNGLQDRVSVVQADMKAIFDVIQPGSAETVLSNPPYFPLNDTTKTNNDQHYEIARHEVTIDLPGLAQVANKLLKNNGKFYMVHRPDRLADIFATFAQRKLMIKRVQFVYGKADREANMVLVEAIKAGKPGGVRIMPPIVAYTADNDYTETVKTILYGQAWPK
- a CDS encoding lysophospholipid acyltransferase family protein, giving the protein MKFYDVLHGIVVGLIWTINGRIKYMHRDRLPVNDNYILVGPHRSWWDPVWYAVAAYPKHFIFMAKIELFKFPPLAWLIRSAGAFPVDRENVGPSVIKVPVRELKSGNRSLIMFPSGSRHSAELKSGTILIAKMSGKAIVPAVYQGPVKFSQLFKRNNTTINFGEPIVVDRKDKLDKENITKYTQMIQDAFDRLDQEINPDFVYVDPKREKK
- a CDS encoding YneF family protein; amino-acid sequence: MNTGLSILIFVIGLVIGLIAGFFLARNAMKNYLAKNPPISEEMMKSMMMSMGQKPSQKKLAQMMAQMKQQSERAQKK
- the lexA gene encoding transcriptional repressor LexA, with the translated sequence MAIKIQESKQLQVLRFIHEAQTNNGYPPTVREVGEAVGLSSSSTIHGHIERLVKKGYLLKDASKPRARAIEVTDLGLEALGVSTTPGRIPVLGQVTAGTPILAVEEEATEFFPIPDNLMQFDGDMFMLNVRGNSMVNIGILDGDKVIVRKQDNADNGDVVVAMNDDDEATVKRFFREADHFRLQPENDAMAPIILDSVTILGKVIGLYRDAIY
- the pyrE gene encoding orotate phosphoribosyltransferase; translated protein: MTEYATQVANDLLKIGAVKFSPEAPFTWASGIKSPIYTDNRMTIGFPEVRQNIFKGLAELITTHYGDVEIIGGVATAGIPHAAWVAETLNKPMIYVRSKPKDHGAGRQTEGADVAGKKVVLIDDLISTGGSVLGAVEAVRKSGADVLGVVSIFSYELPAGVANFAQAGLTFQSLTTYSQLIDAAIARGDLNASQLATLKAWQQSPADWQA
- the pyrF gene encoding orotidine-5'-phosphate decarboxylase, with protein sequence MTAPVFIALDFPDAASAQAFLVPFRDLPEQPAVKVGMELFYAAGPEFVRELRQQGFTVFLDLKLYDIPNTVGHAVARLAQLDVQYLTVHAAGGTKMLAQAVANKGANMKILAVTQLTSFSEAEMQATQQTPLSMADSVQHLAKLAYAAGVDGTISAPGEAGLIRAVTADDFLRITPGIRLAGDAADDQARITTPAVARESGATGLVVGRSITKAQTPVVAYQRVMAEWGNEA
- a CDS encoding dihydroorotate dehydrogenase, with protein sequence MTQQRLAVKLPGLDLKNPIMNSAGAVYFGLEDMYGIEKTGALVTKTITMAQRAGNPQPWVINITSGVMNSVGLANPGVEQVMADLLPKITAKYAGELPVMASIAGESVQEYRDLAKLLSTTGHITAIEVNLSCPNVDRGGMAFGVDAQAAAEVITAVKTVTDLPIYAKLSPNVTDIKPIAKAVEAAGADGIVLINTVVGMRFDLNTRAPQLARGTGGMSGAAIHPIAVRFVYEVAQTVTIPVIGVGGIRTVDDALEMLMAGASAVQVGSVLAEKPDTMLDIIAALPEALDRYGFDDVQAVTNTFKNSQN